In Dioscorea cayenensis subsp. rotundata cultivar TDr96_F1 chromosome 9, TDr96_F1_v2_PseudoChromosome.rev07_lg8_w22 25.fasta, whole genome shotgun sequence, a genomic segment contains:
- the LOC120269178 gene encoding auxin-induced protein 22D-like — MEVRTRYGDDIDIDNLKATELRLGPPGTGEEVIPTQVVSRGNKRALPEDSTEYECEYKRSSSETASVESCLDTSPAAKAQVVGWPPIRSYRKKSFEAIKEVDQKGGLYVKVSMDGAPYLRKIDLNVYQGYEELRLALEDMFKCFSIGELYAIAYEDKDGDLMLVGDVPWRMFISSCKRMRIMKGCEARGLSSNS; from the exons ATGGAAGTCAGAACAAGATATGGTGATGATATCGATATCGATAACTTAAAGGCAACGGAACTTAGACTTGGGCCTCCGGGGACCGGTGAGGAGGTAATACCAACACAGGTGGTGTCTAGAGGTAACAAACGTGCATTGCCGGAGGACAGTACTGAGTATGAGTGTGAGTACAAAAGGAGCTCATCGGAGACGGCATCAGTCGAAAGCTGCCTCGATACCTCACCGGCAGCCAA GGCACAAGTAGTAGGGTGGCCACCAATAAGGTCATATAGGAAGAAGAGTTTTGAGGCTATAAAAGAGGTTGATCAGAAGGGTGGACTTTACGTGAAGGTTAGCATGGATGGTGCTCCATACTTGAGGAAAATAGATCTCAATGTTTATCAAGGCTATGAAGAGCTTAGACTTGCTTTGGAGGACATGTTCAAGTGTTTTTccatag GTGAATTATATGCAATTGCATATGAAGATAAAGATGGTGACTTGATGCTTGTTGGAGATGTTCCTTGGag GATGTTTATCTCTTCATGCAAGAGGATGAGGATAATGAAGGGATGTGAAGCAAGAGGGTTGAGTTCAAACTCATga